A genome region from Deinococcus seoulensis includes the following:
- a CDS encoding DHCW motif cupin fold protein: MHLTDIPFGVTTWADVPVTEHPGERGVALWRTRQFGAGPGGPVRVRMVEYSAGYLADHWCEKGHVLLVLAGQLDTELADGRTFTLRPGESYQVADHAEPHRSSTQQGATLFIVD, translated from the coding sequence ATGCACCTGACCGACATTCCCTTCGGGGTGACCACCTGGGCCGACGTGCCCGTGACCGAACATCCGGGCGAGCGCGGCGTGGCCCTGTGGCGCACCCGGCAGTTCGGGGCCGGGCCGGGCGGACCCGTGCGCGTGCGGATGGTCGAGTACTCCGCCGGGTATCTGGCAGACCACTGGTGCGAGAAGGGCCATGTCCTGCTCGTGCTGGCCGGGCAGCTGGACACCGAACTGGCCGACGGGCGGACCTTCACCCTGCGCCCCGGCGAGTCTTATCAGGTGGCCGACCACGCCGAACCGCACCGGTCGAGCACGCAGCAGGGGGCCACGCTGTTCATCGTCGACTAG
- the rho gene encoding transcription termination factor Rho — protein MTDPTRTGLPFHELQQKILPELHLIAAGYGIENYRKLKKDTLALAIMEHQADAEGQLLARGFLEISADGYGFLQADLLDPNSRTVIITAGLIKQFHLRTGDEIIGRARKPRENERFGSLVQVEAVNGLDPETARRRPRFDDLTPTFPEVQLVMEDPSMDDGLSLRVVDLLVPIGRGQRALIVAPPKAGKTTLLKKIANSIVKNYPDVTVMVLLVDERPEEVTDFRESVQGAQVIASTFDEPPQHHVRVAEFVHERARRIVEEGGHVVILLDSITRLARANNLVTPPTGRTLSGGLDSNALHWPKRFLGAARNIREGGSLTILATALVETGSRMDDVIFEEFKGTGNAELVLSRRLEERRIFPALDILKSGTRREELLLQPEVLKKMWLLRKVISDMDPADAMEMLLSRMGKTRNNVEFLQGLAGG, from the coding sequence GTGACCGACCCAACCCGCACTGGCCTGCCCTTTCACGAACTTCAACAGAAGATCCTGCCCGAACTGCACCTGATTGCCGCCGGGTACGGCATCGAGAACTACCGCAAACTGAAGAAAGACACCCTGGCGCTCGCCATCATGGAGCACCAGGCGGACGCCGAGGGGCAACTGCTGGCCCGCGGGTTCCTGGAAATCAGCGCCGACGGGTACGGCTTCCTGCAGGCCGACCTGCTGGACCCGAACAGCCGCACCGTGATCATCACGGCCGGACTGATCAAGCAGTTCCACCTGCGGACCGGTGACGAGATCATCGGCCGGGCCCGCAAACCCCGCGAGAACGAACGCTTCGGCTCTCTCGTGCAGGTGGAGGCCGTCAACGGCCTGGACCCCGAGACGGCCCGCCGCCGCCCGCGCTTCGATGACCTGACCCCTACCTTCCCCGAGGTGCAACTGGTCATGGAAGACCCCAGCATGGACGATGGCCTGAGCCTGCGCGTCGTGGACCTGCTGGTGCCGATCGGGCGGGGGCAGCGCGCCCTGATCGTCGCGCCGCCCAAGGCCGGGAAGACGACCCTGCTGAAGAAGATCGCGAACTCCATCGTCAAGAACTACCCGGACGTGACCGTGATGGTCCTGCTGGTCGACGAACGCCCGGAGGAAGTCACGGACTTCCGCGAGAGCGTGCAGGGTGCGCAGGTGATCGCCAGTACCTTCGACGAGCCGCCGCAGCATCACGTGCGCGTCGCGGAGTTCGTGCACGAACGCGCCCGCCGCATCGTCGAGGAAGGCGGGCACGTGGTGATCCTGCTGGACTCCATCACCCGACTGGCCCGCGCGAACAACCTCGTCACCCCGCCCACCGGCCGCACCCTGTCCGGCGGTCTGGACAGCAACGCGCTGCACTGGCCCAAACGCTTCCTGGGCGCGGCCCGCAACATCCGCGAGGGCGGCAGCCTGACCATCCTGGCCACCGCGCTCGTCGAGACGGGCAGCCGCATGGACGACGTGATCTTCGAGGAATTCAAGGGCACCGGCAACGCGGAACTCGTGCTGTCGCGCCGCCTCGAGGAACGCCGCATCTTCCCGGCGCTGGACATCCTGAAGTCCGGCACGCGCCGCGAGGAACTGCTGCTGCAACCCGAGGTACTGAAGAAGATGTGGCTGCTGCGCAAGGTCATCAGCGATATGGACCCGGCGGACGCCATGGAAATGCTGCTGTCCCGCATGGGTAAAACCCGGAACAACGTCGAATTCCTGCAGGGCCTCGCCGGCGGTTGA
- a CDS encoding M23 family metallopeptidase has translation MPFPFPRGLTFRAAVTGALLLAATTAHAQQATPLEQLLSPLQPNLQAPADLTLDRAPRSLDIVTDGQTTEAEVARRYGVTAGAVTVTDKRAGLRFVRVTLADRDSARQPQRPATVVRYVVRPGDTMARVANRFGITLVDLLSVNLSRKSLDRLNAGAVLNVPTRETGLLVRIKPGQSALSLIAGYGADIVATARANDVLPTELQVGDLLLLPGIRAESFAQTLARKREAERQAALAAERQRRYDAYLAQKKQKERERLEAKYAAQKKYEEYLAWKSSPERQARIEAYERQAQYEAAQAARKARETAAAQAAQASAQATRQGSVAAASSGSRSGLAWPMRSYRITSRYAERDIAFHQQVFHGGVDLAAPYGTPIYAASAGTVTESRYGAFGLNVYTTSGDSTLIYGHMSRTAVSAGQRVAQGQLLGYVGCTGVCTGPHLHFEVRIGGRTVDPLGMLP, from the coding sequence TTGCCTTTTCCCTTTCCCCGCGGCCTGACCTTCCGGGCCGCCGTGACCGGCGCGCTGCTACTGGCCGCCACGACCGCCCACGCCCAGCAGGCCACGCCCCTCGAGCAGCTGCTCTCGCCGCTGCAACCGAACCTGCAGGCCCCGGCCGACCTGACCCTGGACCGCGCGCCCCGCAGCCTGGACATCGTGACCGACGGTCAGACGACCGAGGCCGAGGTCGCGCGCCGCTACGGCGTCACGGCCGGAGCCGTGACCGTCACGGACAAACGCGCCGGGCTGCGCTTCGTGCGCGTGACCCTCGCGGACCGTGATTCGGCGCGGCAGCCGCAGCGGCCCGCCACGGTCGTGCGGTACGTCGTGCGGCCCGGCGACACCATGGCCCGCGTGGCGAACCGGTTCGGGATCACGCTGGTGGACCTGCTGAGCGTGAACCTGAGCCGCAAGAGCCTCGACCGCCTGAACGCCGGGGCCGTCCTGAACGTCCCCACCCGCGAGACGGGTCTGCTGGTGCGCATCAAGCCCGGTCAGTCGGCGCTGTCCCTGATCGCCGGGTACGGCGCGGACATCGTGGCGACCGCCCGCGCGAACGACGTGCTGCCCACCGAGTTGCAGGTCGGTGACCTGCTGCTGCTGCCGGGCATCCGCGCCGAGAGTTTCGCGCAGACCCTCGCCAGGAAACGCGAGGCCGAACGCCAGGCTGCCCTGGCCGCCGAACGGCAGCGCCGCTACGACGCGTACCTCGCGCAGAAGAAGCAGAAGGAACGCGAGCGTCTGGAAGCCAAGTACGCCGCGCAGAAGAAGTACGAGGAGTACCTCGCCTGGAAATCCAGCCCCGAACGGCAGGCCAGGATCGAGGCGTACGAACGGCAGGCGCAGTACGAGGCGGCCCAGGCGGCCAGGAAGGCCCGCGAGACGGCCGCCGCGCAGGCCGCCCAGGCCAGTGCCCAGGCCACCCGGCAGGGGTCCGTGGCGGCGGCCAGCAGCGGTTCCCGCTCCGGGCTGGCGTGGCCGATGCGGTCGTACCGCATCACCAGCCGGTACGCGGAACGTGACATCGCCTTCCACCAGCAGGTGTTCCACGGTGGCGTGGACCTCGCGGCACCCTACGGCACGCCCATCTACGCGGCGTCCGCCGGGACGGTCACCGAGAGCCGCTACGGCGCGTTCGGTCTGAACGTGTACACCACGAGCGGGGACAGCACCCTGATCTACGGGCACATGAGCCGCACGGCCGTCTCGGCCGGTCAGCGCGTCGCGCAGGGGCAACTGCTGGGGTACGTGGGCTGCACCGGCGTGTGCACCGGCCCGCACCTGCACTTCGAGGTGCGGATCGGCGGGCGTACCGTGGACCCGCTGGGCATGCTGCCGTGA
- a CDS encoding response regulator — translation MTLSGPRLHLLVVDDEEQILELLDLTLSMQGFHVTPAPSGPAALRLLRTAPVEVIVMDVLMTPWDGFDTVRRMADQRQADNAADPTAAAPLPPVVFLSGLARPSVMPELGDGVLSEYLVKPFRPSQLVEVIERVRLRWEQLYG, via the coding sequence GTGACCCTCTCCGGGCCGCGTCTGCACCTGCTGGTCGTGGACGACGAGGAGCAGATCCTGGAACTGCTGGACCTGACGCTGTCCATGCAGGGCTTTCACGTGACGCCCGCCCCGAGCGGCCCGGCCGCGCTGCGGTTGCTGCGGACCGCGCCGGTCGAGGTGATCGTCATGGACGTCCTGATGACCCCCTGGGACGGGTTCGACACGGTGCGCCGCATGGCCGATCAGCGTCAGGCGGACAACGCGGCGGACCCCACGGCGGCCGCGCCGTTGCCGCCCGTGGTGTTCCTGTCCGGGCTGGCCCGCCCGTCCGTGATGCCGGAACTGGGGGACGGCGTGCTGTCCGAGTACCTGGTCAAGCCTTTCCGTCCGTCGCAGCTGGTCGAGGTGATCGAGCGGGTGCGGCTGCGCTGGGAGCAACTGTACGGCTGA
- the pdxS gene encoding pyridoxal 5'-phosphate synthase lyase subunit PdxS, with translation MTEANTGTPALKQGFAEMFKGGVIMDVVTAEQARIAEAAGATAVMALERVPADIRQDGGVARMSDPKMIKEIIGAVTIPVMAKVRIGHIVEAQILQALGVDFIDESEVLTPADDQFHILKHDFKVPFVCGAKNLGEALRRVGEGASMIRTKGEAGTGNVVEAVRHARTVLGEIRAIQSRPAEELMTVARDLQAPYELVRYVHEHGKLPVVNFAAGGVATPADAALMMHLGLDGVFVGSGIFKSDNPERRAQAIVKAVTHYQNADILAEISEDLGAPMTGINIDDLIPAERLASRGW, from the coding sequence ATGACCGAAGCGAACACCGGCACTCCCGCCCTGAAGCAGGGCTTCGCAGAAATGTTCAAGGGCGGCGTCATCATGGACGTCGTGACCGCCGAGCAGGCCCGCATCGCCGAGGCCGCCGGCGCGACCGCCGTGATGGCCCTTGAACGCGTCCCGGCCGACATCCGCCAGGACGGCGGCGTGGCCCGCATGAGCGACCCCAAGATGATCAAGGAGATCATCGGTGCTGTGACCATCCCCGTCATGGCCAAGGTCCGCATCGGGCACATCGTTGAAGCGCAGATCCTTCAGGCGCTCGGTGTGGACTTCATCGACGAGTCCGAAGTCCTGACCCCCGCCGACGACCAGTTCCACATCCTCAAGCACGACTTCAAGGTCCCGTTCGTGTGCGGCGCCAAGAACCTCGGCGAGGCCCTGCGCCGCGTCGGCGAGGGCGCCAGCATGATCCGCACCAAGGGCGAGGCCGGCACCGGTAACGTCGTCGAGGCCGTCCGTCACGCCCGCACCGTCCTGGGCGAGATCCGCGCCATCCAGTCCCGCCCCGCCGAGGAACTCATGACCGTCGCCCGCGACCTCCAGGCGCCCTACGAACTGGTCCGGTACGTGCACGAGCACGGCAAACTGCCGGTCGTGAACTTCGCCGCCGGCGGTGTGGCCACGCCCGCCGACGCCGCCCTGATGATGCACCTGGGCCTCGACGGCGTGTTCGTCGGCAGCGGCATCTTCAAGAGCGACAACCCGGAACGCCGCGCGCAGGCCATCGTGAAGGCCGTCACGCACTACCAGAACGCCGACATCCTGGCCGAGATCAGCGAGGACCTGGGCGCCCCCATGACCGGCATCAACATCGACGACCTGATCCCGGCCGAGCGCCTGGCCAGCCGGGGCTGGTAA
- the pdxT gene encoding pyridoxal 5'-phosphate synthase glutaminase subunit PdxT, with amino-acid sequence MTAPRIGVLALQGAFREHRQRLESLGAAVTEVRLSSDLRGLSGLILPGGESTTMARLMTEYALWEPVRAFHAAGGHLWGTCAGAILLSREVQGAPPQFGRQDSLNLLDVTVQRNAFGRQIDSFTTDLPVRGLEGEFAAVFIRAPAFTRMGDGVEVLASYGDRAVMVRSGRVTASAFHPELTPDARLHALFARQCAAPVATA; translated from the coding sequence GTGACTGCGCCCCGCATCGGTGTCCTGGCCCTGCAGGGCGCGTTCCGTGAGCACCGTCAACGCCTGGAGAGCCTGGGCGCCGCCGTCACGGAAGTCCGCCTGAGCAGCGACCTGCGCGGCCTGTCCGGCCTGATCCTGCCGGGAGGGGAGAGCACCACCATGGCCCGCCTGATGACCGAGTACGCCCTGTGGGAGCCCGTCCGGGCCTTCCACGCGGCGGGCGGGCACCTGTGGGGCACCTGCGCGGGCGCGATTCTGCTGTCCCGTGAGGTGCAGGGCGCGCCCCCGCAGTTCGGGCGGCAGGACAGCCTGAACCTGCTGGACGTGACCGTGCAGCGCAACGCCTTCGGACGGCAGATCGACTCGTTCACCACGGACCTGCCCGTGCGCGGCCTGGAAGGGGAGTTCGCGGCGGTGTTCATCCGCGCCCCTGCCTTCACGCGCATGGGTGACGGCGTGGAGGTCCTGGCGTCGTACGGGGACCGGGCTGTGATGGTCCGTTCGGGCCGCGTGACCGCCAGCGCCTTCCACCCGGAGTTGACCCCTGACGCCCGCCTGCACGCGCTGTTCGCCCGGCAGTGCGCCGCGCCGGTCGCCACGGCCTGA